A stretch of the Streptomyces venezuelae genome encodes the following:
- a CDS encoding zf-TFIIB domain-containing protein: protein MQCPKCHAMMHTYNRSGVQIEQCSGCRGIFLDYGELEALTRLESQYGQVPPPAAPPAYPAQHAAPAPAWGAPQHHGHGHGHHRGFGRMLFSS from the coding sequence ATGCAGTGTCCGAAGTGTCACGCGATGATGCATACGTACAACCGCAGCGGTGTCCAGATCGAGCAGTGCAGCGGCTGCCGGGGCATCTTCCTGGACTACGGAGAGCTGGAGGCCCTGACCCGTCTCGAGTCCCAGTACGGCCAGGTTCCGCCGCCGGCGGCGCCGCCCGCCTACCCGGCGCAGCACGCTGCCCCCGCGCCCGCCTGGGGTGCCCCGCAGCACCACGGCCACGGTCACGGCCACCACCGCGGTTTCGGCCGGATGCTGTTCTCGTCCTGA
- a CDS encoding phosphotransferase family protein: MAKAHAADTDRAGLAARLRVAAAPELAGVLLPPLRPAAEYLRGRAVTVWPYGAPVDPGRPEDAPWAAAGRLLGLLHQVPVDRLPGPVPPMRGPAKLARALRRMTGVLRDAGPPAPGAGSGTDPGAERGNDPGTGPDVGSRADSGAARAARAVLAAAATLPAWARNEAPVPVSAGPTLCHGDLHLGQLVHTGSGWRLIDVDDLGVGPAAWDLARPAAWYAAGLLAPEDWLCFLDAYRQAGGPAAGPPGIDPWPELDLAARALTVQTGALAVARAGAGNRRLDEVERAMTDACGRIADLPPELESAPPS, encoded by the coding sequence GTGGCCAAGGCGCATGCCGCCGATACGGATCGCGCCGGCCTCGCCGCCCGGCTGCGGGTGGCCGCCGCCCCCGAGCTGGCCGGGGTGCTGCTGCCGCCGCTGCGGCCCGCTGCCGAGTACCTGCGGGGCCGGGCCGTGACCGTCTGGCCGTACGGCGCCCCGGTCGACCCCGGGCGTCCCGAGGACGCCCCCTGGGCCGCGGCCGGCCGGCTGCTGGGCCTGCTGCACCAGGTGCCGGTGGACCGGCTGCCCGGGCCGGTCCCGCCGATGCGCGGCCCGGCGAAGCTGGCCCGCGCTCTGCGCCGTATGACCGGGGTGCTGCGGGACGCCGGCCCACCGGCACCCGGCGCCGGCTCGGGCACCGACCCGGGCGCCGAGCGGGGCAACGACCCGGGCACCGGCCCGGATGTCGGCTCGCGCGCCGATTCGGGCGCGGCCCGCGCGGCCCGCGCCGTCCTGGCGGCGGCGGCCACCCTGCCCGCCTGGGCCCGGAACGAGGCCCCCGTCCCGGTGTCCGCCGGCCCCACCCTCTGCCACGGCGATCTGCACCTCGGCCAGCTCGTTCACACCGGCTCCGGCTGGCGGCTCATCGACGTGGACGACCTCGGGGTCGGGCCGGCCGCCTGGGACCTGGCCCGGCCCGCCGCCTGGTACGCGGCCGGACTGCTCGCCCCCGAGGACTGGCTGTGCTTCCTCGACGCCTACCGGCAGGCCGGCGGCCCGGCCGCGGGCCCGCCCGGCATCGACCCCTGGCCGGAACTCGACCTCGCCGCCCGCGCCTTGACCGTGCAGACCGGTGCGCTGGCCGTGGCCAGGGCCGGTGCCGGGAACCGCCGACTGGACGAGGTGGAACGGGCGATGACCGATGCCTGTGGCCGAATAGCCGACCTCCCGCCCGAGTTGGAGTCCGCGCCTCCGTCGTAA